One Phaseolus vulgaris cultivar G19833 chromosome 4, P. vulgaris v2.0, whole genome shotgun sequence DNA window includes the following coding sequences:
- the LOC137837586 gene encoding septum site-determining protein minD homolog, chloroplastic, producing the protein MPPLHIIPAATSFPNPLLRHPSKTLTPKPRPLSALLQWNRKPELSGSTPRVTVITSGKGGVGKTTTTANIGLSLARLGFSVVAIDADVGLRNLDLLLGLENRVNYTVIEVLNGDCRLDQALVRDKRWSNFELLCISKPRSKLPLGFGGKALTWLVDALKARPGGSPDFILIDCPAGIDAGFITAITPANEAVLITTPDITSLRDADRVTGLLECDGIRDIKMVVNRVRTDMIKGEDMMSVLDVQEMLGLPLLGVIPEDSEVIRSTNRGYPLVLNKPPTLAGLAFEQAAWRLVEQDSMQAVVVEEQPKRGFFSFFGG; encoded by the coding sequence ATGCCACCGCTCCACATTATCCCCGCCGCCACCTCCTTCCCCAACCCCCTCCTCCGCCACCCCTCCAAAACCCTAACCCCCAAACCCCGCCCCCTCTCCGCTCTCCTCCAGTGGAACCGGAAGCCCGAGCTTTCGGGATCCACCCCACGCGTCACCGTCATCACCTCCGGCAAGGGCGGTGTGGGAAAGACCACCACCACGGCCAACATCGGCCTCTCCCTTGCTCGCTTAGGCTTCTCCGTGGTGGCCATTGACGCTGACGTGGGTCTCCGCAACCTCGACCTCCTCCTCGGCCTCGAGAATCGCGTCAACTACACCGTGATCGAGGTTCTCAACGGCGACTGTCGCTTAGACCAAGCCCTCGTTCGCGACAAGCGCTGGTCCAACTTCGAGCTCCTCTGCATCTCGAAGCCCCGCTCCAAGCTCCCCCTCGGCTTCGGCGGCAAGGCCCTCACTTGGCTCGTCGACGCGCTCAAGGCGCGTCCCGGCGGCTCCCCCGACTTCATCCTCATCGATTGCCCTGCCGGCATAGACGCCGGCTTCATCACCGCCATCACGCCCGCCAACGAGGCCGTCCTCATCACCACGCCCGACATCACCAGCCTCCGCGACGCCGACCGCGTCACCGGCCTCCTCGAGTGCGACGGCATCAGGGACATCAAGATGGTTGTGAACCGGGTTCGCACCGACATGATTAAGGGCGAGGACATGATGTCGGTGTTGGATGTGCAAGAGATGCTGGGGTTGCCTCTTCTTGGGGTTATACCCGAGGACAGTGAGGTTATCAGGAGCACCAATAGAGGGTACCCTCTTGTGCTCAACAAGCCTCCAACTCTGGCTGGCTTGGCCTTTGAGCAAGCAGCGTGGAGGCTCGTGGAGCAGGATAGCATGCAGGCCGTGGTGGTGGAGGAGCAACCTAAACGTGGGTTCTTCTCCTTTTTTGGTGGGTAg